In Neodiprion virginianus isolate iyNeoVirg1 chromosome 6, iyNeoVirg1.1, whole genome shotgun sequence, the genomic window AGACGTGCCTTTCTTTCctgtcgaatttttttacgaatggTATAAATGTTTTGAGCAGATAACCCACTCAGAATTGGTCGAAGAAATTGTATTACTGCTGAATGTAGATTAAATTTCGCCCTTACCAGCAGATACCGATGAACCCTTGCTAGCGTCTGAAGACAAGCCGAAGCTGGAACCAAATGGGTTGAAACCTGCTTGTTCGAACGTGCTAACGTCGGCTGCGCTAGAAGGTGTTGCGCCTAGGGAGGATGAGTACGGGGACGAGCTTCTGAACGAGGAACCGAGTCGAGAGTTGAAGTCAGCTCCGAAAGAGGAGCTGAACTGGGGCTGGAAAGGAGTTGCCAGGCCATCATTGGCTGAGCCGAATCCTCTAGTGACCGTTTCGGTGgatatattgattttttttggaGCAGATTCTGCGATTACCTTGCCGGCATCTGTAAAGTAAGGCGAACTTCGGAGTAACGTTACGTAACTTCGGAGGCTTTTCGGTACTTTGATTGTTTTAGGCAGACGTGCCTTTCTTTCctgtcgaatttttttacgaatggTATAAATGTTTTGAGCAGATAACCCACTCAGAATTGGTCGAAGAAATTGTATTACTGCTGAATGTAGATTAAATTTCGCCCTTACCAGCAGATACCGATGAACCCTTGCTAGCGTCTGAAGACAAGCCGAAGCTGGAACCAAATGGGTTGAAACCTGCTTGTTCGAACGTGCTAACGTCGGCTGCGCTAGAAGGTGTTGCGCCTAGGGAGGATGAGTACGGGGACGAGCTTCTGAACGAGGAACCGAGTCGAGAGTTGAAGTCAGCTCCGAAAGAGGAGCTGAACTGGGGCTGGAAAGGAGTTGCCAGGCCATCATTGGCTGAGCCGAATCCTCTAGTGACCGTTTCGGTGgatatattgattttttttggaGCAGATTCTGCGATTACCTTGCCGGCATCTGTAAAGTAAGGCGAACTTCGGAGTAACTTTACGTAACTTCGGAGGCTTTTCGGTACTTTGATTGTTTTAGGCAGACGTGCCTTTCTTTCctgtcgaatttttttacgaatggTATAAATGTTTTGAGCAGATAACCCACTCAGAATTGGTCGAAGAAATTGTATTACTGCTGAATGTAGATTAAATTTCGCCCTTACCAGCAGATACCGATGAACCCTTGCTAGCGTCTGAAGACAAGCCGAAGCTGGAACCAAATGGGTTGAAACCTGCTTGTTCGAACGTGCTAACGTCGGCTGCGCTAGAAGGTGTTGCGCCTAGGGAGGATGAGTACGGGGACGAGCTTCTGAACGAGGAACCGAGTCGAGAGTTGAAGTCAGCTCCGAAAGAGGAGCTGAACTGGGGCTGGAAAGGAGTTGCCAGGCCATCATTGGCTGAGCCGAATCCTCTAGTGACCGTTTCGGTGgatatattgattttttttggaGCAGATTCTGCGATTACCTTGCCGGCATCTGTAAAGTAAGGCGAACTTCGGAGTAACGTTACGTAACTTCGGAGGCTTTTCGGTACTTTGATTGTTTTAGGCAGACGTGCCTTTCTTTCctgtcgaatttttttacgaatggTATAAATGTTTTGAGCAGATAACCCACTCAGAATTGGTCGAAGAAATTGTATTACTGCTGAATGTAGATTAAATTTCGCCCTTACCAGCAGATACCGATGAACCCTTGCTAGCGTCTGAAGACAAGCCGAAGCTGGAACCAAATGGGTTGAAACCTGCTTGTTCGAACGTGCTAACGTCGGCTGCGCTAGAAGGTGTTGCGCCTAGGGAGGATGAGTACGGGGACGAGCTTCTGAACGAGGAACCGAGTCGAGAGTTGAAGTCAGCTCCGAAAGAGGAGCTGAACTGGGGCTGGAAAGGAGTTGCCAGGCCATCATTGGCTGAGCCGAATCCTCTAGTGACCGTTTCGGTGgatatattgattttttttggaGCAGATTCTGCGATTACCTTGCCGGCATCTGTAAAGTAAGGCGAACTTCGGAGTAACTTTACGTAACTTCGGAGGCTTTTCGGTACTTTGATTGTTTTAGGCAGACGTGCCTTTCTTTCctgtcgaatttttttacgaatggTATAAATGTTTTGAGCAGATAACCCACTCAGAATTGATCGAAGAAATTGTATTACTGCTGAATGTAGATTAAATTTCGCCCTTACCAGCAGATACCGATGAACCCTTGCTAGCGTCTGAAGACAAGCCGAAGCTGGAACCAAATGGGTTGAAACCTGCTTGTTCGAACGTGCTAACGTCGGCTGCGCTGAAAGGTGTTGCAGTAGAGGGTAGCGAGTAAAAAGCTGGGTCCTCGAGGGAAGTACTAAGGCCAGAATCGAATGAAGGTCCAAAAGAGGAACTTATCTCAGATTGGAAGGGTGATTCGAAGTTTCCAACAGTTGAGATGCCATCACCAGAGAATGCTTTGGTAACTTCTTCGGTATACGCACTGGGTACTGTAAAGTGAAACAAACGTGTGTGTAAAGATTTTTCTGGAGGAGGTGATACAAATTATCTACGAATAATTACCTGAAGAAGTTTCGACACTAGCAGCTGTTGTTGATATTACAGTATTGTCAAGGTTATTGGCCTGTCCTTTGCTGATACCGAAGTTCCCTGATTGAGCCAGATCATCAGCCTGTGATATGCCCTGAGATTGAACAACAGTGACTGACTTTACCTTAGGTAAACTGAGGCTGCTTTCGGTGACGGATTCGATCTGTTTGGCGTTCTGGGGTGAAAGACATTCCTTTATTCAGACGATTCAATTCTACGTACTAGCGAAAATTCTCTTAGATATGAACTCTAAACTAATATAGTATTAAGGAATATAATCTGCACCTGTGCACCGCCGATCTCAACTTCGTAGGCATTGATGTTTGTTTTGCCAGCGTCGAAGTTGgtgtttacaaaattattgCTGCTGATAGGAGTTCCTGGTTGGAAACCGGGAATTCCATATTCCGTCAGTGTGCTGTCGTAAGTTCCAACATAGCCACCCAAAGCCTTAgcgatttcaatttcattctgTTGGTGGTCATGATCCTCgtggtggtgatggtggtggtggtcaTGTTGGGCATCGTAGCGTGGGTCGCCAGGAAGAACGTTTCGCTTGTTCTTTTCTGCGGGTGCCGCAAGCGCGGAAGCCAGAAGACaggtctgaaaaaaaatttccatcaaaTGTGAATTCTTAATAAGAACAGCTTTTTAGTTAGTAATTACGGACGGGAATTTACATTTCAGCATGTTGACACAAATTCTATTAGTAAAGCCTTCAGAAAtcattatgaaatttgaagaccTGGAATTCAACGATATTCGATCGTGGGAAGATCAGAAAATGGTCAAGATCATCGGacgattttatttcattccggAACATTTAATCCCAGAAGTTCTTCACTGCATTTTATTCTAATTGGGATTGACATTTTCCAACGGGTAACGATGATGTAAGAAATAGCCACGGCCAACTGGTTAAACAAAATACGACCAAAAAAGTAAATTCGAGGCTGGTCGATAATGTTGCCGATCTGGGATATAACACTTCTGAATAATTTTACCAGcttattcatgaaataatctCATTATGCTAAATATGACGTCACTCACAGCAGAATCACGGGAGGCAAGAGAGAGGGgaaatcatttaaaattccTCACCAGTAAAAGTATCTTCATGTTGGGCGCTCGTTCCACGATGAATGTGAATAGAAGACTGAGCAGTGGTTTCGGATGATTTCGACCTTTTATACGTCGAGAAGATCCTCCCAAACATTTTGCAATCCAGTGGCATTGACAGAactagatttttttctaaatttagTTATTCCTTACTTGAGTTTGAAGCAAACTGTTTTAATACTTTTTGGCACTCAATGTCACCGGCAGGCTTTCCTACAAAGCAAACAACCACAAACCGCATTCGGAAGCTAATTTACATATCGATACATGGCATTTGAAATCGTTAATATGTATATCCTAGAATGTAGAGTCCAAATTATACAGTCATATCTTATGGCTCGATGAGAGCAAAAGTGAAAATGATTCCCGGTTTTTATAATGCAGTATTTGTTACGTGCTTGAGACATGCATAATCTGAGTGCATATACTTGAGAATTTGAGATaggataataattaattcagaAGTTCTATCTACTATGATCAAGAAGGCATTTTGTCTGCTGATCATGTGAACACTTTTTCAAGTTAGTATTTTCGGGTATACAACATCAGAAATACTACATCTGTTATGTGTACACCCTGATAATAAGATACTTTCGTGAATGATACTTTTTCTGCTGAGATGAGCAATTAGTTTTCCAATTTACCTGGGCAGCATGCGGCCAACTCAGCGCGAGTACATTACATTACACGCGTAGAATTTCAAGTATCTCAATCTCTGGACTTCATGTAAACTCTGCTTTTATCATATATTATGATACTTGGCCGGATGTCGTAATGTTGGGAAGCAACAAATATCACGACCCCATGGAGCGAAGCAATAAACTGGTATCAATAACTTTGACCATCTCGAGTCATATTTTCAACAGAAAAGCAGTTGAGCGAGTATTGCAAATGAGCATGTTGCGAACTGAGCGAAAAATAGTAATTTGTTTTTGGCTGAACTTTATCGATATTACTTATTGACGAAACTTCAGATGAACAGATAAGAGAATGCTTCATTAGGTGACCTATCGAATAATGCGAAAGTGAAACTAAAATTTACTCCGggtgaaatattcatttctgAGTGACGCAACAAATTCTTCGATTTTGTTCCTTTTGAGATTACAACTACATCACACATGCTTTATGTGTAACATCCGAGTATGGATTCCGAAATTTCAACCGTAAGCACCTATGGCAGTGATGTAACCGTTACAGAGCTGAGTGGTATTACACTGATGCAATTCTTGCTGATGGGATGCACATCTATTGAACATCcgttaaatataatttatgtatacaatCTGAACGTCGTAATTCATTTCTCGTACGAATCTGAGTAacgttaaaattataaatcggGTAAGATACGCGTTTAACGATGCTACGGCTATTAGGCAAATGGAGGTGTTTATTAAGCGAATATCTTTACACGATGAAAGTGGCAGTATACTTTGAATATCTTTGTGTTATTGAGGGAGTTTACgacatgaaaaaaaactgCTAACCGagttgataataatagtattgCTACTAAGAAGGGTCcagttatttttgttgtttacGTAAACACGGGGATGTATTTCGGACGTCAATTACTTGAGAGACATAATTATAGATACTTTAGAATAAACACTTTTATGCGGCAGATTGTGACCAGTAGTCAGCAGTTATGTAACTGAATACATTGTGCTAAGTACCTGGGAGCACATTACACAGGaatcatgtatatataataggctgattcaaaaaaacgggtaattttcttttttcaaaatcctcacataaaaacttccgagaaggtgtgaaaagacgcctgtaaaaagcagagcccttaatattattattaagaggtcgcgcatcgggaatttctatttcccgtttaaataacacaggaataaatttttttaaattttgcaatttcgtatttttataacggctcattgaattagctgaccaaagcatatttttgtaggaaatttgacgctctacaaaaaaggtccttacaaagttttcgatagtcacactccttcaaaagttattcgaggtcaaagttgaacttacaaaaaaatccaatgttttttttttcgatgatactatgaatcttttcttattattttgttacaaagatatatttaataaatatatctcACTCTAATTGGgctttttcaatcattaattttcccaTCGAGTCAATATAAAGTTACCTTACAAAAATGCGatgttaaataataaacatgttATCATGGAGAATCCATAACTGATGCACTTGactatttaaaaatgtaattgttccGAAATCTATCctctttataacaaaataatgagaaaagattcatagtatcatcgaaaaaaaaaaacattgaatttttttgtaagttcaactttgacctcgaataacttttgaaggagtgtgactatcgaaaactttgtaaggactttttttgtagagcgtcaaatttcctacaaaaatatgctttggtcCGCTAATTCAATAagccgttgcaaaaatacgaaattgcaaaatttaaaaaaattaattcctgtgttatttaaacgggaaatagaaattcccgatgcgcgacctcttaataataatattaagggctctgCTTTTTATAGGCgtcttttcacaccttctcggaagtttttatatgaggattttgaaaaaaaaaattagccgttttttttgaatcagcctaatatataattaaatgtTACTGTGACAAATCGTGATCTGAACGATAGAAGTGATTTGCTTTAAATAATTTTGGTGATTAGGCTCGATACTGTGTCCAAAACATAAGTGTAATCGATTTGAATTATTCCCTTTGTGATACTGCAAACTTTTCGATTGAcgtgaaattttaacaatcAGTCAagtttaatgaaataaatatttttgtctgtttGGATTGCTTGTATTCAGTAAATTCCAAGACCTTGGTTCCAAGCCTCGGTTTAATGCGTCGCCCATTTTTTCAgaacatttgaaaatcatCCCAAACCTGCTCTGGTAGAGTAGAGAACAAAAATTAGCATCTAGTTTGCAATTTCATGATGAACCATCGAAAAAAGCCACTTATTAGTAAAAAAGGTCGAAATGATCCATGAATACTTTAAAAACacgcaaaaatttaatataaatattatgtatttgtgaaacgaaattttgtatatcttaaaacttgtttaattaaaaatttatctgaaTATTATCCATTGCAAATAAGTGGCGTAATTTGATGTCTTATAATCAGATTGCAAATTGGATGCCAACTTTTGTTTGCTACACCATCAGAAAAGCTGTGAAACTATTGGGAATGTTTACAAGAAAACGTGTACCCCAAGGAGGTTTTTGAAGAGGATCAATTTATGATCTTATTTGAAGTAATATCTTGGATAATTTACTGAATGCAATTAGTCCAAGCCAGTAGGAGAAAACTTATTTCATGAAACAGTATTAATGATTGAATTCCCGGTAAGGAATGTAATCAATAATGAATTACAATGTTCATAATGAAGGATATTTATTGGCAAATAAAACATAGCTCCTTAAAATTATACTTTGCTTCATGTAGTGCATCTTATCCAACTGCTTTCATTGAAGTTCATTCtattaaaaatagaatacatatatagtttttcaatcatctcaaaaaatcttttcacaAATTACAAAAGACTCTCGAGTAATCTCTGCATTTCGAGTTTCCATGAACGTGACACGCTTAAACACTTAAATATCATGAAATCGGACGTTAAGTTCTACGAGTCAGTTATGTCACGAAAATCATTGTAAATAGTAGAATAAATTCACACCATTGGCGAGGTCATTGAGAAGCCTTTTAACTTGTCTCTGACAATGAAATCGTCGAGGCAACTGTATTCTGCAGCTCCGTCTTACAGGCTCTGCGAGCTCTTCAAATTCTGTTCTTGACTTTGAGAAACTTGTTGGACAGCCGATGACGTATTGGACTCTTCTCGGTTGAATTGGAACGTGGATGAGGTTGGTTTAGTCTCCGTGAAAGATGCTGCAATTGCAATCGGAGCACCAGTACGGTACTGGAAGGGCTGTTGGTAAGGTACGGCCTTGGCGTGATCTATGTAATACTGTTGCTTAACGCCAGCAGGTAAGTGGGAATCAGTAATTTTTGCGAAGGGATAAGCAGGATTATCAGCACCGAAGTAGCCTTGGTAACCCTGGTAATTTTCAGGTCTGCCATAGAAGTTATTGTGTCGATAGCTTCCGTCGTAACTGCCGAAGCCTGGGTAGGCGGAATGAACGCTGGGCCCGTAATTGGTTCCAATGGCATTGTTGTAGGCATTGTAGCCCGGAGTGTAGGGTGAAACTGCACCAAATGCTGCAGTGCGGTAGAGTTCCGTGGCGTTATAAAACCCATCGGTAGCTTTTTCGCTTTCTAAAAATTCGCTGAACGTTAGTTTGTAATTGAGATTTTGACGTACCTAGCAAGTCACTGCCTCATCCTTAAGCCGTAAGTAAAGGTTCTACAGAATGGCTGGTAGATTAAAATAAGACTCAGAATTACCTGCAGGAGATTCGTTGCCTGTCGGTTTAACTTCGGATGAAACCTTGTCAGCGAACTTGACTGATTCCTTGGTACCAAACGGAGTAATGCTGTAGCCTGGATAAACAGTTGGGTTGTATTTGTTGTATCCGAACGTGTTAAATCCAGAATTGTACCCGGGAGCTGCACCATAGGGGTATTGATTGAAGGATTGGCTTGGGAAGGTCGGTCGATAACCGGAAACGAAAGTAGATGCACCGGGAGACCCAAATTTGGATTGGCTGGATGTTGCTACATTGCTAGTAACTGACGATGAGCTTACAGCTGGTACTGAAGCCTTCTCGTTGTCTGTAAAGTAAGACATGCGATTTGTTTTACGTTCAGATCAACTACCTAGAAACGAAGGTGGATTGATACAGCTGCTTTTTCAACGTCATTAAGTTACTGATGGAAAATGGTGCTCGGTAGAAAATCTGAAGGCAGAATGAAGGTGTTCAAAATTACCTGCAACTGCTCCACTGCTTGCTGGTTTGGTTTCTGTGGCAGGCGCATCAGTGGACTTGACTGTTTCTTGGGCACCGGATGGAGTAAAGCTGAAGCCTGGATACACAGTTGGGTTGTATTTGTTGTATCCGAACGTGTTAAATCCAGAATTGTACCCGGGAGCTGCACCATAGGGGTATTGATTGAAGGATTGGCTTGGGAAGGTCGGTCGATAACCGGAAACGAAAGTAGATGCACCGGGAGAACCAAATTTGGATTGGCTGGATGTTGCTACATTGCTAGTAACTGACGATGAGCTTACAGCTGGTACTGAAGCCTTCTCGTTGTCTGTAAAGTAAGACATGCGATTTGTTTTACGTTCAGATCAACTACCTAGAAATGCAGGTGCATTGATACAGCTGCTTTTTCAACGTCATTAAGTTACTGATGGAAAATGGTGCTTGGTAGAAAATCTGAAGGCAGAATGAAGTTGTTCAAAATTACCTGCAACAGATCCACTGTTTGCTGGTTTGGTTTCTGTGGCAGGCGCATCAGTGGACTTGACTGTTTCTTGGGCACCGGATGGAGTAAAGCTGAAGCCTGGATACACAGTTGGGTTGTATTTGTTGTATCCGAACGTGTTGAATCCAGAATTGTACCCGGGAGCTGCACCATAGGAGTATTGATTGAAGGATTGGCTTGGGAAGGTCGGTCGATAACCGGAAACGAAAGTAGATGCACCGGGAGAACCAAATTTGGATTGGCTGGATGTTGCTACATTGCTAGTAACTGACGATGAGCTTACAGCTGGTACTGAAGCCTTCTCGTTGTCTGTAAAGTAAGACATGCGATTTGTTTTACGTTCAGATCAACTACCTAGAAATGCAGGTGCATTGATACAGCTGCTTTTTCAACGTCATTAAGTTACTGATGGAAAATGGTGCTTGTTAGAAAATCTGAAGGCAGAATGAAGCTGTTCAAAATTACCTGCAACTGCTCCACTGCTTGCTGGTTTGGTTTCTGTGGCAGGCGCATCAGTGGACTTGACTGTTTCTTGGGCACCGGATGGAGTAAAGCTGAAGCCTGGATACACAGTTGGGTTGTATTTGTTGTATCCGAACGTGTTAAATCCAGAATTGTACCCGGGAGCTGCACCATAGGGGTATTGATTGAAGGATTGGCTTGGGAAGGTCGGTCGATAACCGGAAACGAAAGTAGACGCACCGGGAGAACCAAATTTGGATTGGCTGGATGTTGCTACATTGCTAGTAACTGACGATGAGCTTACAGCTGGTACTGAAGCCTTCTCGTTGTCTGTAAAGTAAGACATGCGATTTGTTTTACGTTCAGATCAACTACCTAGAAATGCAGGTGCATTGATACAGCTACTTTTTCAACGTCATTAAGTTACTGATGGAAAATGGTGCTTGGTAGAAAATCTGAAGGCAGAATGAAGCTGTTCAAAATTACCTGCAACAGATCCACTGTTTGCTGGTTTGGTTTCTGTGGCAGGCGCATCAGTGGACTTGACTGTTTCTTGGGCACCGGATGGAGTAAAGCTGAAGCCTGGATACACAGTTGGGTTGTATTTGTTGTATCCGAACGTGTTGAATCCAGAATTGTACCCGGGAGCTGCACCATAGGGGTATTGATTGAAGGATTGGCTTGGGAAGGTCGGTCGATAACCGGAAATGAAAGTAGATGCACCGGGAGAACCAAATTTGGATTGGCTGGATGTTGCTACATTGCTAGTAACTGACGGTGAGCCCACAGCTTGCACTGAATCCTTCTCTGTGTCTGTAAAGTAAGACATGCGATTTGTTTTACGTTCAGATCAACTACCTAGAAATGCAGGTGCATTGATACAGCTGCTTTTTCAATGTCATTAAGTTACTGATGGAAAATGGTGCTTGGTAGAGAATACGAAGGCAGAAAGAAGCTGTTCAAAATTACCTGCAACTGCTCCAATGCTTGCTGGTTTGTTTTCTGTAGCAGGTGCATCAGCGGACTTGACTGTTTCTTGAGCACCGGATGAACTGAAGCTGTGGCCTGGATAAGCAGTTGGGTTGTATTTGTTGTATCCGAACGTGTTAAATCCAGAATTGTATCCGGGAGCTGCGCCATAGGGGTATCGATTGAAGGATTGGCTTGGGAAGGTCGGACGATAGTCGGAACCAAAAGTAGATACACTAGGCGAATCAAATTTGGATTCGGTGGGTGTTGCTACATTGCTAACAACCGACTGTGAGCTTACAGCTGGTGTGGAAGCTGTCTCGCTGCCTGTAAAGTAAGATATGCGATTTTAGTAAGTTCACATTGACTAACTAGAAATGCAGGTGCATTAGTACAGCCACGTTTTCAATGTCATTTAGTTACTGATGAAGAAAATGGTGCTTGGTAGAAGATATGAAGGCAGTAAGAAGTTATTCAAAATCACCTGCAACAGCTCCGCTGCTTGCTGGTTTGGCTTCTGTAGTGGGCGCATCATCGGACTTGACTGGTGTTGCAGCAGCCACCTGTGAGTTGAGAGAAGAGTCGACAGTCGATTGGAAGGGAGCTACTACAGTGCTTGTGGTCAGACCAGCATCACTGTCTTTTACTGCGGATTGCACGGCAGCTTTGCTGAATCCACTGGATAGTACGCCAGCAGATGAAACACTCGTGACAGGAACAGATTGTACGGCAGCACCACTGTCTGCTACTCCGTCGATCGGGGAGTTGGAGACAGGAGCAGATTCTACAGTAGGTTTTGCAGCATCGGTCGCAGGTACTTGAGCTAGTGAGTTGTCCTTGTCAGAAGTAGATGCCTCAGCAGATTTGTTAGCATCAGCAGATTGTACTTCAGTCGGTGCATTGTCCTTCACAGAAGCAGTTTCTACGGCAGTTTTGGCAGTATCTGTAAAATGACACGATCATGTTGTAATAGCATGTACACAGGTTGTTCATGACAGATATTTTcttatgtttaattaatttgcaTGGGTGTTCAAGCAAAGACGCTCAAAGTTAAtagtttacaaaaaattaccttTCAAATTATCGCTGCCGACGGACTTAACCTCTACCTTAGCCGTATCAGAAGACTTGGTTGATTCCTTGGCGCCAAAACCGAAGGAGCCAAAGCCGCGATTGAATGCCGGGTCATATCTGTTTTGGCCAAAGGTATTGAAGCCCGGAGTATAACCAGAGACTGCGCTAGAGGCAGACGGATAATAGGATTGGCCTGCGAAGGGAGAACGGTAGCCAGATCCGAAAACAGGCACAGCGGGTGAGCTGAATTTGGTTTGGAAGGGAGATGTGACACCAGCAGTGGCTGCTTCAAAATTACTGGCAGGTGCCTTCGCGGTTGAATCATTTGCGACAGCAGACTTTACGGCTGACGTGCTGGCATCTGTTATATCACAAAAACTGGCTCTGAGGATACTTACAGATACTTTGGATGCGATTTGTTTTTGATATCTGATTACTTTGCGAGTACATTCGAGCAAAGTAGCTTGACATTGCGTACAATTCACACAAAATTACCTGCGGAAGCTTCGCTACTGACAGACTTGATCTCTACCTTAGTCGTGTCAGAAGACTTGGTTGATTCCTTGGCGCCAAAACCGAAGGAGCCAAAGCCGCGATTGAATGCCGGGTCATATCTGTTTTGGCCAAAGGTATTGAAGCCCGGAGTATAACCAGAGACTGCGCCAGAGGCAGACGGATGATAGAATTGGCCTGCGAAGGGAGAACGGTAGCCAGATCCGAAAACAGGCACAGCGGGTGAGCTGAATTTGGTTTGGAAGGGAGATGTAACACCAGCAGTGGCTGCTTCAAAATTACTGGCAGGTGCCTTCGCGGTTGAATCATCTGCGACAGCAGACTTTACGGCTGACGTGCTGGCATCTGTTATATCACAAAAACTGGCTCTGAGCATACTTACAGGTACTTtgggtatgattttttttgatatctgATTCATTTGCAACTACATTCGAGCAAAGTAGCTTGACGTTGCGTACAATTCACACAAAATTACCTGCGGAAGCTTCGCTGCTGACGGACTTGACTTCTACGGTAGCCGTGTCAGAAGATTTGGCTGGTTCCTTGGCACCAAAACCGAAGGAGCCAAAGCCGCGATTGAATGCCGGGTCATATCTGTTTTGGCTAAAGGTATTGAAGCCCGGAGTATAACCAGAGACTGCGCCAAAGGCAGACGGATGATAGGATTGGCCTGCGAAGGGAGAACGGTAGCCAGATCCGAAAACAGGCACAGCGGGTGAGCTGAATTTGGTTTGGAAGGGAGATGTGACACCAGCAGTGGCTGCTTCAAAATTACTGGCAGGTGCCTTCGCGGTTGAATCATCTGCGACAGCAGACTTTACGGCTGACGTGCTGGCATCTGTTATATGACAAAAACTGGCTCTGAGGATACTTACAGGTACTTTGGATGCGATTTGTTTTTGATATCTGATTAATTTGCGAGTACATTCGAGCAACGACGCTTGACGTTGCGTATAATTCACACAAAATTACCTGCTGAAGCTTCGCTGCTGACGGACTTGACTTCTACGGTAGCGGTATCAGAAGACTTGGCTGGTTCCTTGGCACCAAAACCGAAGGAGCCAAAGCCGCGATTGAATGCGGGGTCATATCTGTTTTGGCCGAAACTATTGAAGCCTGGAGTGTAACCAGGAACTGCATTGAAACCAGACGAATAGTAGGACTGATCGGCAAGAGGAGAGCGGTAGCCAGAGCCAAAGCCAGGTCCATAAGGAGTGCCAAAGTTAGACTGGAAGGGGGTTGGGGCGGCACCGAACGTAGAGCGACCTTGAACGAATCGTGGCTTGGAAAATGATTTGCCTTCAATAGcatcgaattttttcaggtgTTCA contains:
- the LOC124307322 gene encoding nuclear envelope pore membrane protein POM 121-like is translated as MKILLLTCLLASALAAPAEKNKRNVLPGDPRYDAQHDHHHHHHHEDHDHQQNEIEIAKALGGYVGTYDSTLTEYGIPGFQPGTPISSNNFVNTNFDAGKTNINAYEVEIGGAQNAKQIESVTESSLSLPKVKSVTVVQSQGISQADDLAQSGNFGISKGQANNLDNTVISTTAASVETSSVPSAYTEEVTKAFSGDGISTVGNFESPFQSEISSSFGPSFDSGLSTSLEDPAFYSLPSTATPFSAADVSTFEQAGFNPFGSSFGLSSDASKGSSVSADAGKVIAESAPKKINISTETVTRGFGSANDGLATPFQPQFSSSFGADFNSRLGSSFRSSSPYSSSLGATPSSAADVSTFEQAGFNPFGSSFGLSSDASKGSSVSADAGKVIAESAPKKINISTETVTRGFGSANDGLATPFQPQFSSSFGADFNSRLGSSFRSSSPYSSSLGATPSSAADVSTFEQAGFNPFGSSFGLSSDASKGSSVSADAGKVIAESAPKKINISTETVTRGFGSANDGLATPFQPQFSSSFGADFNSRLGSSFRSSSPYSSSLGATPSSAADVSTFEQAGFNPFGSSFGLSSDASKGSSVSADAGKVIAESAPKKINISTETVTRGFGSANDGLATPFQPQFSSSFGADFNSRLGSSFRSSSPYSSSLGATPSSAADVSTFEQAGFNPFGSSFGLSSDASKGSSVSADAGKVIAESAPKKINISTETVTRGFGSANDGLATPFQPQFSSSFGADFNSRLGSSFRSSSPYSSSLGATPFSTTSFNTFKQSGYNPSFGSSLSSNINNESATLTSNAKAESKAQSKAASSDYSKKIIESTSTNIETAAKTFPASFGSSVDSFTAPVKSKSDSFFRSSTNTRLSPSFGSTSDFGTFTQGSYKPSFGSSFSFSSEANKGSTKSTSATNIASKSGSSKAYPDASKTTVKSAANAAKSFTDTISTKSGLDIDNLSPPLETNYGSSLGSTFGSGFSSIEGPSVYSTSFGASPSDTLGFNRFQQVQYNPSLKQTYTYTPSIEGYNNNFGIYNNNYGRVNGYQDADYRTYPTGVRSYSGFEQSLKDTTLNGNAQVSYPQSYSSDLTGGVRYVAPQSFQYQSVFPTPQSVTPSPFPTTVSVTEAPTQFKFDSAQSYLSPSIEQAVQPNFYVSPNQQELFKNYQSTVFSVEPTPATFPRLSQPEVKISESSLSGINQQTDAEGGYIY